In Blastocatellia bacterium, a genomic segment contains:
- a CDS encoding biotin/lipoyl-binding protein — translation MKIEVESETGRHLVEVEERNGGLTVQVDGRPHEVKVFTPEPGVYTLLFGPQVIEARVEGNAQDGFVTVTIREREWHLRVRDRRHRGRTSEVGAEGRVALTARMPGKVVRVLAEVGSTVRAGQGILVLEAMKMQNEVKAPKSGRLAEVHVREGQTVGAGELLAVIE, via the coding sequence ATGAAGATCGAGGTCGAATCTGAAACCGGACGACATTTGGTGGAGGTCGAGGAGCGCAATGGCGGCCTCACGGTGCAAGTGGACGGGCGCCCTCACGAGGTGAAGGTCTTCACGCCAGAGCCCGGTGTCTACACGCTGCTCTTCGGGCCGCAGGTGATCGAGGCGCGCGTGGAGGGAAATGCGCAGGACGGATTCGTGACGGTGACGATTCGAGAGCGGGAGTGGCATCTTCGCGTGAGAGATCGGCGACACCGGGGACGAACGAGCGAAGTCGGAGCGGAAGGACGCGTCGCGCTCACGGCCCGCATGCCGGGGAAGGTCGTGCGCGTGTTGGCCGAAGTCGGGAGCACGGTACGGGCCGGGCAGGGGATCCTCGTGCTGGAAGCCATGAAGATGCAAAACGAGGTGAAAGCCCCGAAGTCCGGGCGTCTCGCCGAAGTTCACGTCCGCGAGGGGCAGACCGTCGGAGCGGGCGAGCTTCTCGCGGTGATCGAATAA